A genomic segment from Phalacrocorax aristotelis chromosome 16, bGulAri2.1, whole genome shotgun sequence encodes:
- the AANAT gene encoding serotonin N-acetyltransferase: MSALSTLPFLKPIHLRSPRSSPGGQRRHTLPASEFRCLSPEDAVSVFEIEREAFISVSGDCPLHLDEIRHFLNLCPELSLGWFEEGRLVAFIIGSLWDQDRLSQAALTLHKPQGTAVHIHVLAVHRTFRQQGKGSILMWRYLQYLRCLPFARRALLMCEDFLVPFYQKCGFEALGPCEVTVGELAFIEMQHPVRGHAFMRRNSGC, from the exons atgtcGGCGCTCAGTACGTTGCCTTTCCTGAAGCCCATTCATTTGAGGTCCCCCCGAAGCTCGCCAGGGGGTCAGCGCCGCCACACGCTGCCCGCCAGCGAGTTTCGCTGCCTCAGCCCCGAGGACGCCGTCAGCGTGTTCGAGATTGAGCGGGAAG CCTTTATATCCGTCTCCGGGGACTGTCCGCTCCACCTGGATGAGATCCGCCACTTTCTGAACCTGTGCCCAGAGCTCTCCCTCGGCTGGTTTGAGGAAGGGCGCCTTGTGGCGTTCATCATCGGCTCCCTCTGGGACCAGGACAGGCTCAGCCAG GCGGCGCTGACCCTGCACAAGCCGCAGGGCACGGCCGTGCACATCCACGTGCTGGCCGTGCACCGCACCTTCCGGCAGCAGGGCAAGGGCTCCATCCTCATGTGGCGGTACCTGCAGTACCTTCGGTGCCTGCCCTTCGCCCGGCGCGCCCTGCTCATGTGCGAAGATTTCCTCGTCCCCTTCTACCAGAAGTGTGGTTTCGAGGCGCTGGGGCCCTGCGAGGTGACGGTGGGGGAGCTGGCCTTCATCGAGATGCAGCATCCCGTGCGGGGTCACGCCTTCATGCGCAGGAACAGCGGCTGCTGA